A stretch of the Drosophila sulfurigaster albostrigata strain 15112-1811.04 chromosome 2L, ASM2355843v2, whole genome shotgun sequence genome encodes the following:
- the LOC133839784 gene encoding uncharacterized protein LOC133839784 gives MNNWSWIDELPKERNIVPEDDSSSLSSTDQSLSQAEDDEKTSETNNHLVHQKFLNDFVEKVDSIASMDEQAVDLTVKCMNAITNDICRRVVQIAKYRKVEPDILDLKFVLKREYNMEFPRTN, from the exons ATGAATAACTGGTCGTGGATTGATGAGTTGCCGAAAGAGAGAAACATTGTACCTGAGGATGATAGCAGTTCCCTTAGTTCCACGGATCAGAGTTTGTCGCAAGCCGAAGACGATGAAAAAACATCTGAGACAAACAATCAT CTAGTACATCAAAAGTTTTTGAACGATTTTGTGGAAAAAGTTGACTCGATAGCTTCAATGGATGAACAGGCGGTGGATTTGACCGTCAAATGCATGAATGCCATAACGAATGACATCTGTCGACGTGTCGTTCAAATTGCAAAGTATCGAAAAGTGGAGCCAGATATATTAGATCTAAAGTTTGTGCTAAAGCGTGAATACAATATGGAATTCCCAcgcacaaattaa